A genome region from Musa acuminata AAA Group cultivar baxijiao chromosome BXJ3-5, Cavendish_Baxijiao_AAA, whole genome shotgun sequence includes the following:
- the LOC103983842 gene encoding 6-phosphogluconate dehydrogenase, decarboxylating 1 isoform X1, which yields MFDGLRLATSFGKISFCCHFDVVLIKDARLWFGCYQKFRVGFRFSLSRRVSVSLRLNMALTRIGLAGLAVMGQNLALNIAEKGFPISVYNRTTSKVDETVERAIVEGNLPVYGFHDPASFVNSIQKPRVIIMLVKAGAPVDQTIATLSAHLEKGDCIIDGGNEWYENTERREKAMAELGLLYLGMGVSGGEEGARNGPSLMPGGSYEAFKYIEDILLKVAAQVPDSGPCVTYIGKGGSGNFVKMIHNGIEYGDMQLIAEAYDVLKSVGKLTNDELQHVFSEWNKGELLSFLIEITADIFGVKDDKGDGHLVDKVLDKTGMKGTGKWTVQQAAELSVAAPTIAASLDSRFLSGLKEERVEAAKVFQSGGFSDVLESKPVDKAKLIDDVRQALYASKICSYAQGMNLIRAKSTEKGWDLKLGELARIWKGGCIIRAIFLDRIKKAYDRNAELSNLLVDPEFAKEILDRQSAWRRVVCLAINHGISTPGMSTSLAYFDTYRRERVSANLVQAQRDYFGAHTYERVDMPGSFHTEWFKIAKQSKI from the exons ATGTTTGATGGGCTTCGCTTGGCCACGAGTTTTGGAAAGATCTCTTTTTGTTGTCATTTCGATGTAGTGCTCATCAAAGACGCTCGTCTTTGGTTTGGGTGTTATCAGAAATTTCGTGTAGGGTTCCGTTTTTCTTTGTCTCGCAGAGTGTCCGTGTCATTGAG GTTAAACATGGCTCTCACAAGAATTGGCCTCGCTGGTCTTGCTGTCATGGGGCAAAATCTAGCCTTGAACATAGCTGAAAAAGGCTTTCCTATATCTGTGTACAACCGGACCACCTCAAAAGTTGATGAGACTGTTGAACGTGCCATAGTCGAAGGAAACCTTCCAGTTTATGGATTCCATGATCCTGCATCCTTTGTCAACTCGATACAAAAGCCCCGTGTCATTATCATGCTCGTGAAAGCTGGTGCACCGGTGGATCAAACCATCGCCACACTTTCAGCTCACTTGGAAAAGGGTGATTGTATAATCGATGGGGGCAACGAGTGGTATGAGAACACAGAGAGGCGCGAAAAGGCAATGGCCGAACTTGGTCTCCTCTATCTTGGAATGGGAGTCTCTGGTGGAGAGGAAGGTGCACGAAATGGTCCTTCATTGATGCCTGGAGGTTCGTATGAGGCTTTTAAGTACATAGAAGACATTCTTCTCAAGGTAGCTGCTCAGGTACCGGACAGTGGCCCCTGTGTTACATACATAGGCAAAGGAGGTTCTGGCAATTTTGTAAAGATGATTCATAACGGAATCGAGTATGGAGACATGCAACTGATTGCTGAAGCTTATGATGTACTGAAATCTGTGGGGAAGCTCACCAATGATGAGTTGCAGCATGTTTTCTCTGAATGGAACAAAGGGGAGCTTCTTAGCTTCTTGATCGAGATCACAGCTGACATTTTTGGGGTCAAGGATGACAAGGGTGATGGCCATCTGGTTGATAAAGTCTTGGACAAGACCGGGATGAAAGGTACTGGTAAATGGACCGTGCAACAAGCAGCTGAATTATCAGTGGCTGCTCCAACAATTGCAGCATCTTTGGATTCCAGGTTTCTTAGTGGACTAAAAGAAGAAAGAGTCGAAGCTGCTAAGGTTTTTCAGTCTGGTGGATTCAGCGATGTCTTGGAAAGCAAGCCTGTCGACAAGGCTAAGTTGATCGATGACGTGAGGCAAGCTCTTTATGCCTCAAAGATTTGTAGCTATGCACAAGGCATGAACCTGATTAGAGCGAAGAGCACCGAGAAGGGATGGGATCTAAAGCTGGGTGAACTTGCAAGGATATGGAAGGGAGGTTGCATTATCCGTGCAATTTTCTTGGACCGTATCAAGAAGGCCTATGATCGGAACGCAGAACTATCCAACCTCCTGGTGGATCCCGAGTTTGCAAAGGAGATATTAGATCGCCAGTCTGCTTGGCGCAGAGTTGTCTGTCTTGCTATCAACCATGGTATAAGCACTCCGGGTATGTCTACTAGTCTAGCTTATTTTGACACCTACAGGAGGGAGAGGGTTTCTGCCAATTTGGTCCAAGCTCAGAGAGATTACTTCGGAGCGCATACGTACGAGAGGGTCGATATGCCTGGATCTTTCCACACTGAATGGTTCAAGATCGCGAAACAGTCAAAGATCTGA
- the LOC103983842 gene encoding 6-phosphogluconate dehydrogenase, decarboxylating 1 isoform X2: MALTRIGLAGLAVMGQNLALNIAEKGFPISVYNRTTSKVDETVERAIVEGNLPVYGFHDPASFVNSIQKPRVIIMLVKAGAPVDQTIATLSAHLEKGDCIIDGGNEWYENTERREKAMAELGLLYLGMGVSGGEEGARNGPSLMPGGSYEAFKYIEDILLKVAAQVPDSGPCVTYIGKGGSGNFVKMIHNGIEYGDMQLIAEAYDVLKSVGKLTNDELQHVFSEWNKGELLSFLIEITADIFGVKDDKGDGHLVDKVLDKTGMKGTGKWTVQQAAELSVAAPTIAASLDSRFLSGLKEERVEAAKVFQSGGFSDVLESKPVDKAKLIDDVRQALYASKICSYAQGMNLIRAKSTEKGWDLKLGELARIWKGGCIIRAIFLDRIKKAYDRNAELSNLLVDPEFAKEILDRQSAWRRVVCLAINHGISTPGMSTSLAYFDTYRRERVSANLVQAQRDYFGAHTYERVDMPGSFHTEWFKIAKQSKI; encoded by the coding sequence ATGGCTCTCACAAGAATTGGCCTCGCTGGTCTTGCTGTCATGGGGCAAAATCTAGCCTTGAACATAGCTGAAAAAGGCTTTCCTATATCTGTGTACAACCGGACCACCTCAAAAGTTGATGAGACTGTTGAACGTGCCATAGTCGAAGGAAACCTTCCAGTTTATGGATTCCATGATCCTGCATCCTTTGTCAACTCGATACAAAAGCCCCGTGTCATTATCATGCTCGTGAAAGCTGGTGCACCGGTGGATCAAACCATCGCCACACTTTCAGCTCACTTGGAAAAGGGTGATTGTATAATCGATGGGGGCAACGAGTGGTATGAGAACACAGAGAGGCGCGAAAAGGCAATGGCCGAACTTGGTCTCCTCTATCTTGGAATGGGAGTCTCTGGTGGAGAGGAAGGTGCACGAAATGGTCCTTCATTGATGCCTGGAGGTTCGTATGAGGCTTTTAAGTACATAGAAGACATTCTTCTCAAGGTAGCTGCTCAGGTACCGGACAGTGGCCCCTGTGTTACATACATAGGCAAAGGAGGTTCTGGCAATTTTGTAAAGATGATTCATAACGGAATCGAGTATGGAGACATGCAACTGATTGCTGAAGCTTATGATGTACTGAAATCTGTGGGGAAGCTCACCAATGATGAGTTGCAGCATGTTTTCTCTGAATGGAACAAAGGGGAGCTTCTTAGCTTCTTGATCGAGATCACAGCTGACATTTTTGGGGTCAAGGATGACAAGGGTGATGGCCATCTGGTTGATAAAGTCTTGGACAAGACCGGGATGAAAGGTACTGGTAAATGGACCGTGCAACAAGCAGCTGAATTATCAGTGGCTGCTCCAACAATTGCAGCATCTTTGGATTCCAGGTTTCTTAGTGGACTAAAAGAAGAAAGAGTCGAAGCTGCTAAGGTTTTTCAGTCTGGTGGATTCAGCGATGTCTTGGAAAGCAAGCCTGTCGACAAGGCTAAGTTGATCGATGACGTGAGGCAAGCTCTTTATGCCTCAAAGATTTGTAGCTATGCACAAGGCATGAACCTGATTAGAGCGAAGAGCACCGAGAAGGGATGGGATCTAAAGCTGGGTGAACTTGCAAGGATATGGAAGGGAGGTTGCATTATCCGTGCAATTTTCTTGGACCGTATCAAGAAGGCCTATGATCGGAACGCAGAACTATCCAACCTCCTGGTGGATCCCGAGTTTGCAAAGGAGATATTAGATCGCCAGTCTGCTTGGCGCAGAGTTGTCTGTCTTGCTATCAACCATGGTATAAGCACTCCGGGTATGTCTACTAGTCTAGCTTATTTTGACACCTACAGGAGGGAGAGGGTTTCTGCCAATTTGGTCCAAGCTCAGAGAGATTACTTCGGAGCGCATACGTACGAGAGGGTCGATATGCCTGGATCTTTCCACACTGAATGGTTCAAGATCGCGAAACAGTCAAAGATCTGA